The DNA sequence CTCGTCCAGGTCACCAAGGACCCGATCGGGCACAAGGGCGCGCGTCTGACCAGCCAGGTCTCCCTGCCGGGCCGTTACCTCGTGTACGTCCCCGAGGGCTCCATGACCGGCATCAGCCGCAAGCTGCCCGACACCGAGCGGGCGCGGCTGAAGACCATCCTCAAGAAGATCGTCCCCGAGGACGCGGGTGTCATCGTCCGTACGGCCGCGGAGGGCGCGAGCGAGGACGAGCTGCGCCGCGATGTCGAGCGACTGCAGGCGCAGTGGGAGGACATCCAGAAGAAGGCCAAGAACGGCAACGCGCCGACGCTGCTGTACGGCGAGCCGGACATGACCGTCCGGGTCGTCCGGGACATCTTCAACGAGGACTTCTCCAAGGTCGTCGTCAGCGGTGACGAGGCCTGGGAGACCGTTCACGGCTATGTCTCGCACGTGGCGCCGGACCTCGCCGAGCGGCTGTCGAAGTGGACGTCCGAGGTCGACGTCTTCGCCACGTACCGGATCGACGAGCAGCTCGCCAAGGCGCTGGACCGCAAGGTCTGGCTGCCGAGCGGTGGTTCGCTGGTGATCGACCGGACCGAGGCGATGGTCGTCGTCGACGTCAACACCGGCAAGTTCACCGGCCAGGGCGGCAACCTCGAGGAGACCGTCACCAGGAACAACCTGGAGGCGGCCGAGGAGATCGTCCGCCAGCTGCGGCTGCGCGACCTCGGCGGCATCATCGTCATCGACTTCATCGACATGGTGCTGGAGTCCAACCGGGACCTGGTGCTGCGGCGCCTGCTGGAGTGCCTGGGCCGCGACCGTACGAAGCACCAGGTCGCCGAGGTGACCTCGCTGGGGCTCGTGCAGATGACCCGTAAGCGGGTCGGCCAGGGCCTGCTGGAGTCCTTCTCCGAGACCTGCGTCCACTGCAACGGCCGCGGTGTCATCGTGCACATGGAGCAGCCGACCTCCGCCGGAGGCGGCGGCAAGCGCAAGAAGCGCGCGCGGGCCGGTGCCGGTCCGGAGCACGTGCACGAGGCCGCCGTCGCCGTCGAGACGGCCGAGACGGCCGAGGAGGAGGCGGAGTCCGAGGCCGAGGTCGCTGCCGAGGCCGCCCGGCCCGCCGCACTCCCGGAGCCTGCCTTCGCGCCCGACGATGAGCTGTACAGCAGTGTCGCCGAGGCGGAGGCCGCGGCCGGGCGTGGCGGTCGTTCGCGTCGCCGTGGCGGTCGGCGGGCGTCCGCTCCGGCGGGTGCGCCGAGGAAGTCCGAGGCGGTTCCCACGGCTCAGGACGTCACCGTCGAGCAGGAGGTCGAGCGTCCGGTGCAGCCGGAGTCGGCCGCCGAGGCGAAGGCCGAGCCGATGGCCGTGGAGGACGCGGTCGTCGAGGCCCCGGCCACCGAGGAGGCCGCGCCCAAGGGGCGTACGCGGCGTCGTGCGACCCGCAAGGTGTCCGCGCCCGCCGGGTCGCCCGCGGGGGCCGAGGCCGCCGTCGTGACGGTCGGCGAGGTCGCCTCCCCGGCGTCCGAGCAGGCCCCGGCCGAGGCTCCCTCGGAGCAGGCCGAGCCGGCTCCGGCCGAGGCTGTTGCCGAGAGCGCCGCTCCGGCCCGGACCCGGCGCCGTGCCGTGCGCAAGGCCACCGCGCCGACCGCGTCCGAGGAGACGGCCGTCGTGGTCGTCCCGGCCGCTGAGGCGGAGTCCGCCGTCGCTGCGGAGGCCCCGGCCGCCGCGGACGACGTCGAAGAGGCGGCTCCGGCCAAGAAGACGGCCCGTAAGGCGGCCAAGAAGGCCACGGCGAAGAAGGCCACCACCAAGAAGACCGCGGCCAAGAAGACGGCCGCGAAGAAGGTGACGGCCAAGAAGGCGGCGAAGACCACCAAGACGGCCGCTGCCAAGTCGACGGCGAAGAAGACCACGGTCTCGGCCGCCACCGACGAGTGACGCGCGACGCCTGATACGTGGTGCGGCCGGTCCATGTGACCGGCCGCACTGCGTTGAAGCCCGGCCCGGTTTGACCCCCTTGCCCGCGGCCCCGTAACCTTGACCGTCGGCGTGTCCGTAGATATAGGCACGCCACATCCCCGTAAACCTCATCCCTCCGGAGCACTGGGTGTTCTGGAGAGGCCGCTCGCGTGCCGGGCGGCTGGACTGCGGGGGTGCCGTTCCCGAGCGAGAGAGTGAGATCCGCGTGTACGCCATCGTGCGCAGCGGTGGTCGCCAGCACAAGGTTGCTGTCGGCGACATCGTTGAGGTTGACAAGATTTCCACTGCCAAGGTTGGCGACACGGTCGAGCTCTCGACCCTGCTCGTTGTCGACGGCGACGCTGTGACCAGTGACCCGTGGGTGCTGGCCGGCATCAAGGTTCAGGCCGAGGTCGTGGACCACCACAAGGGCGTCAAGATCGACATCCTTCGCTACAAGAACAAGACCGGCTACCGCCGTCGTCAGGGCCACCGCCAGCAGTACACGGCGATCAAGGTCACTGAGATCCCCGCGGCTGCGAAGTAAGGGACTGAGGAGAGATGGCACACAAGAAGGGCGCATCGTCCACCCGTAACGGTCGTGACTCCAACGCTCAGCGCCTCGGCGTGAAGCGCTTCGGCGGTCAGGTCGTCAACGCGGGCGAGATCCTGGTCCGTCAGCGCGGCACCCACTTCCACCCGGGCGCGGGCGTCGGCCGTGGCGGCGACGACACGCTGTTCGCCCTGCAGGCCGGTTCGGTGCAGTTCGGCACCCACCGTGGCCGCAAGGTCGTGAACATCGTTCCGGTCGCCTGATCGGAAACTTTCGCGAGGCGGACCTCACTTCCCTCACGGGAAGCGGGTCCGCCTTTCGCGTGTTAGTTCTCAAAGAACACCCCGTACGTAACTGGAGGCACATCCCATGACCACCTTCGTGGACCGCGTCGAGCTGCATGTCGCCGCGGGTAGCGGAGGCCACGGCTGTGCCTCCGTCCACCGTGAGAAGTTCAAGCCGCTCGGCGGGCCCGACGGCGGCAACGGCGGGCGCGGCGGGGACGTGATCCTCACCGTCGACCAGTCGGTCACCACGCTGCTCGACTACCACCACTCCCCGCACCGCAAGGCCACCAGCGGCAAGCCCGGTGAGGGCGGCAACCGCTCCGGCAAGGACGGGCAGGACCTGGTCCTTCCCGTGCCGGACGGCACCGTCGTTCTCGACAAGGCGGGCAATGTGCTCGCCGACCTGGTCGGGCACGGCACGTCGTACGTCTCCGCGCAGGGCGGCCGGGGCGGGCTCGGCAATGCCGCGCTGGCGTCGGCGCGGCGCAAGGCGCCCGGGTTCGCGCTGCTCGGTGAGCCGGGGGACCTCCAGGACATCGTCCTGGAGCTGAAGACCGTCGCCGACGTGGCGCTGGTCGGGTACCCGAGCGCCGGCAAGTCCTCGCTGATCTCGGTGCTGAGCGCCGCGAAGCCGAAGATCGCGGACTACCCGTTCACGACGCTGGTGCCCAACCTGGGTGTCGTGACGGCGGGCTCGACCGTCTACACCATCGCCGACGTCCCGGGGCTCATCCCGGGCGCCAGCCAGGGCAAGGGCCTGGGCCTGGAGTTCCTGCGCCACGTCGAGCGGTGCAGTGTGCTCGTGCACGTCCTGGACACCGCGACGCTGGAGTCCGACCGTGACCCCGTCTCCGACCTCGACATCATCGAGGCGGAACTGCAGGAGTACGGCGGGCTCGACAACCGGCCGCGGATCGTCGTCCTGAACAAGATCGACGTACCGGACGGCAAGGACCTCGCCGAGATGGTGCGACCGGATCTGGAGGCCCGTGGCTACCGGGTCTTCGAGGTGTCCGCCGTGGCACATCTCGGGCTCAAGGAGCTGTCGTTCGCGCTGGCCGACCTGGTGGGCAGGGCGCGGGCCGCGAAGCCGACGGAAGAGGCGACGCGGATCGTGATCCGGCCGAAGGCCGTCGACGACGCCGGCTTCACCGTGACGCGCGAGGACCTCGGCGGCGAGCCGCTGTTCCGGGTGCGTGGTGAGAAGCCCGAGCGCTGGGTGCGGCAGACCGACTTCAACAACGACGAGGCCGTGGGTTACCTCGCCGACCGGCTCAACCGGCTCGGTGTCGAGGACCAGTTGATGAAGGCGGGCGCCCGGTCCGGCGACGGCGTGGCCATCGGGCCCGAGGACAACGCCGTCGTCTTCGACTGGGAGCCGACGCTGATGTCCGGGGCTGAGATGCTCGGCCGGCGTGGCGAGGACCACCGCTTCGAGGCGCCGCGGCCCGCTGCGCAGCGGCGGCGTGACAAGGAGGCCGAACGGGACGAGGCCCTCCGGGAGTTCGACGACTTCGAGCCGTTCTGAGGCCTGGGGGGCGTGCGGCGTTGTCGGTGCCGTGGACTGGGGGCTGCCGCCCCCATGCCCCCGCTTCGGCCTGAACGGCCTCGTCCTCAAGCGCCGGACAGGCTGACTTTGCCCGGGCTGGCGTTCACAGTGCACCGCGGACGAGCTGGGATGCCTGGGCCGGTGCCCCGGCGCCAGCGTGTGCCGCTGGCCGGATTGGTTAACTCCAGGAAAATTCGCGGCGTATCCCAGGGCAACCCCTTCGATCCCCGGTGAGTCGTACTGGGCGGCGTGGGATGAGGATCTTGAACTTTCGAGGCCTCACCACCGTCAACTGCCCATCGGATTCCCGGAGTCGACGTGGTCGAGGCTGTTTCGCGCAGAACGCGGCATAGCGCCGCCATGGCTGCCGCCCTGGTGGCCGCGAGTGTCCGTGTACTGCTGGCGAGGTCCGCCCACGCGGCGACCCCCGTCGAGGCCGGTGACCGCTTCGGCTCGGACCTCGTCACGGCCGACCTGGACGGCGACGGATACAGCGACCTGCAGGTGGCCGCCGATGACGAGCGGTGGGAGCAGGGCGGCAACGCACGGGAGGGCAGCCGCACCGTGCTGTGGGGCGGCCCCGACGGCTTCACCTCGGGGAAGGTGCGGCCCACTGTCGGAGACAGCCCCTACCCGAGCGGCGACGGGACCGTCACCGGTGACTTCAACGGCGACGGGCATCAGGACCTGCTCGACGACGGCCGTGTGGAGTACGGGCCGTTCGGGCGCGGCGGTCAGCCCGCCGGCACGACCGGGGCGCAGCTCGTCGACGGCGGCCTCGACCTGGTCAGGGTGGTGGCCGGCGATGTGGACGGCGACGGCATCACCGACCTCGTCACCCTGGCCCGCTCGTTCGACGCGGACGACGAGGGCAACCGGGGCGAGCACCTGAACTTCCTGCGCGGCGGCCGCCACGGCCTGCGTCCCCTCGTCGTCCTCAGGGACGCCCAGGGCGAGAGGATCAGACCCGGCCACACGCCGGCCCTCGGCGACGTCAACGGCGACCACCGCGACGACATCGTCGTGGGCCAGGGACGGCTCAGCTTCCTCTTCGGCACGGCGAGCGGCCCGGCCGACGCCGTCGCCCCCCGGACCATCACCCAGGACACGCCGGGCATGCCCGGCGCCGACGAGGCCGGGGACGTGCTCGGCTACGACCTCGCGGTCGGCGACATCAACGGCGACGGCCACGGCGACGTCCTGGCCGGCGACCCGTACGAGTACCTGGGCACGGTGCAGCAGGCCGGCGTCTTCGGCGCCGGCACCCTCGGCACGGTCGCGAGCGGCGCCCGGCTCGGTGACCGGTTCCCGCGCTGATCAGCCGCCCCCCAACACGCCATCACCCACATCTTTCTCACGTCAGGAATCACATGGCTTCGCGTTCCCACCGCCGTACTCCGCGTTTCCGCCGCAGACGGATCGTCCTCGCCACCGGCGTCGCGCTCGTCGCCGGGGCACTGGTGGTGCCCGCCGTCAACGCCGCCACCGAGGCCAAGGCCGCCACGCCGAGCAGCAAGCGGCTGCACGACGACTTCAATGGCGACGGGTATCCCGATGCGGCGATCGGTTCCCCGTTCGCAGCGGTGGGAGGGGCACCGCTGCGCGGCGCGATCAGTGTGCTGTACGGCTCTTCCAGCGGGTTGTCGACCTCGCGCAAGCAGGTGCTGACGTGGCCCAACCGTACGAACGAGGGGTATTACGGGGCCCAGTTGACGAGCGCGGACCTGGACGGGGACGGATACGCGGACCTGTTGTCGACCGCCGAGTCGGAGACGCCGTACGTCGACTCCGGGTTCGCCCTCGTCGTCAACTGGGGCGGCCCGAAGGGGCTGTCGGCCACACCGACGAGACTGACCTGGAGGACCGGCTATGAGTGGGGCGGCCGGTTCACCGTCGCGGACGTGGACGGCGACAAGCGACCGGACGTGGTCATGGTCAGCGACGACAGGCCGGACGCCGAGGCACCCGGCACGGTGTGGCACGGCCCGTTCACCCGCACCGGCAAGCCCGCGAAGACTGGCTCCTTCGACATCGACCCCGACGGGCACTCGTCCTACCACTCCGTGACGGCCGGTGATGTGAACGGAGACGGCATTGCGGACCTCGCCGTGCGCACCTCCTCTCAGGACGAGCCGGACTCGCGCGCGGTGTCCCTGCTCACGGGCGGCCCCGACGGCCTCACCTACCGGGGCAATCTCAAGGACGCCCAGGGCAGGATCGTCGGCGGCGAGGACGCGAGGATCGGCGACCTGAACAAGGACGGGTACGGCGACGTCGTCGTCGGTCACTCCAACGACAGCCTTGACAGCGACGTCGAACTGCCCACGAAGGGTGGTGCGTTGGCCGTCGTCTACGGCGGTCCCGGCGGCGTCTCCAGCACCCGCAAGCCGGTGTGGATCAACCAGGACACCGCCGGTGTGCCCGGCGCCGGCGAGCACGGCGACGGCATGGGCTCGGGGCTGTCCATCGGCGACACCGACGGCGACGGCTACCTCGACGTCGCGACCGGGCTGCCCGGCGAGGACTTCGACGGCCTCACCGACGCGGGCACCGTGCTCGTGCTGCGTGGCAGCGCGAGCGGGCTGACCGCCACCGGCTACAAGTCGTTCAGCCAGAACACCGGCAAGGTGCCCGGTACCGCCGAGGGGCAGGACCGTTTCGGTCAGAAGACCGCTCTCGTCGACGGCAACGGTGACAGGAGGCACGGCCTGGTCGTCGGGGACCCGGCCGAGAACTACAACATGGGGTCCGCGTGGGTCTTCTCCGCCACCTCCAGCGGCGTCACCGCCGCCAATTCCTTCTCGTTCGGTCCGGCCACCATGGGCCTGACCGTGACCGCGGCGCAGTTCGGATCGTGGCTGGCCGACTGAGAGCGGCCACAGCCCCGTACCGAAATCCCCCCACGAAAACGACAGGAGAAAGCACCATGAACAGGCGCAGAGGAACCTGGCGCACAGGACTCGCCGTCGTCATGGCGGTGACGGGAGCGGCCGCTGTGCCCGTCGCCCACGCGGCCGGGGACACTCCGCCCGCAGTCGAACTCCGGGACGACTTCAACGGCGACGGCTACTCCGACCTCGCGGTCGCGGCGCCCGAGGCGACCGTCGACGGGAAGTCGAAGGCCGGTTACGTCGCCGTGGTGTACGGGTCGGCCAGTGGGCTGAAGACCGCCTCCAAGCAGGTCATCAGCCAGAACACGGCCGGCGTCACCGACTCCGCCGAGACGGAAGACCTGTTCGGCAGCGCGGTGAGCAGCGCCGACCTCGACCGGGACGGCTACGCGGACCTGATCGTCGGCGCCACCGGTGAGGACTCCGTCGAGGGCGGTGCCGAGACCGGGATCGTGCAGGTCGTCTGGGGCGGGGCGAGCGGGCTGTCCGGCGGGACGGCGCTGGCGTACGGGCGCGAGACCTATGACCGGCTCAGCGCCAAGGGGCAGCTGACCGTCGGCGATGTGAACGGTGACGGGGCGCCGGACCTGGTCGTCGTCGAGAGCCAGGTCAAGCTGCGGGTCGTCAAGGGCCCCTTCGGCCGCGACGGTTCCGCGAGCGGCGGGGAGCAGATCGTCCTGGACGACTCCGACCCCCGCTTCCTGGACCTGGCCACCGGCGACGTGAACGGTGACGGCGTCGACGACGTCGTCGGCACCATGCACGACGGCGACGAGTACGACGCCCGCCGCATCACGTACTGGCGGGGCGCGCCGGACGGCCTCGCCGAGGGGATCGTGCTCCGTGACGCCAGGGACTGGCGGGTGCAGGGCGGCGAGTCCCTCGACCTCGGTGACGTGAACGGGGACGGGTACGAGGACATCGTGGTGGGCCGGTCCGTCGACGGCTACGACAGCGACCTCGACACCCCGATCCCCACGGGCGGCCGGGTCGCCTTCATACCGGGCTCCGCGAACGGGCCCGTCGGTACGAAGGCGATGTACGTCAACCAGGACAGCGCCGGAGTCCCCGGCGCCGCCGAGCGCGGCGACGGCTTCGGCTCCGACGTCTCGGTCGCCGACGTCGACGGCGACGGGTACGCCGACGTCTCCACGGGCGTGCCCGGTGAGGACTTCGACGGGCTGAGCGACGCCGGCGGTGCCGTCGTACTGCGCGGCGGCGCGAACGGGTTGACCGGCACCGGCGCAGGCGGAGTCAACCAGGCCACCGAGGGTGTGCCGGGCGCGGCGGAGGCCAAGGACGCCTTCGGCGGCGCGACCCACCTCGTGGACGCCAACCACGACGGCCGCGCGGAACTCGTCGTGGGCGCACCGGGGGAGAACGCGAACGCCGGGTCGGTGTGGGTGTTCAAGTCCACCTCGGCCGGCATCACCCCGACGGGCTCGCTCACCTTCGGCGCCGGGACCCTCGGCACGGTCGCCGCGAACGCGAAGCTGGGCTCCGGGTTCAACTACTGATCCAGCCGGGTTCATTCACTGATCGACCGGCAGACCCGTTGCGGCAAGGGCTCCTTGCCGTGCCGCAGCGGGTCTTCCGTTGTCTCCCTAGTTGTCATGCACGCGAAGCTCACAGTTCAGCAGCCAGGCCGCCCTCGGGCGTGAGCATCCGAAGTGTCCAAGAGGCCAGCGAGGCAGGGGAGTTCGCCGATGACCGGTGTTTCCGGATCCGTATCGCCCGACCGACGCCGCTTTCTGACCGCGGGTGCCGCGGTGCTCGGCGCCGCGGCCTCCGCCCAGCTGTGGCTGCCGTCCGCCGCCCGGGCCGCCGAAACCCCGCTGCCCGACGGCGTGTTCAGCCTCTCAGTCGCCTCCGGTGACCCGCTGCCCGACGGCATCGTGCTGTGGACGCGCCTCGCCCCGGACCCGCTGCACGGCGGCGGCATGCCCGACCGCGTGGTCTCCGTCGAGTGGGAGATCGCCGAGGACGAGCGGTTCCGCAAACCGGTGCGCCGCGGGGTCGCCCAGGCCCGGCCCGAGCTGGGGCACAGCGTCCACGTCGACGTACGACGGCTGCGCCCGGGCCGTACGTACTGGTACCGCTTCCGCACCGGCGGCCAGCTCTCACCCACCGGCCGTACCCGCACCGCGCCCCACCCGACGAGCTCCGGCGGCCGGCTGCGCATGGCGCTGGCCTCCTGCCAGAACTGGCAGCACGGCTACTTCACGCCGTACGCCGACATGCTCGACCAGGACCCCGACTTCGTCCTGTTCGTCGGCGACTACATCTACGAGTCCACGCCGTCGGCGACGGGTGTGCGTCGGCACGAGGGCACGGGTGAGCCGTACAGCCTGGCCCAGTACCGCAACCGGTACGCCCAGTACCGCACCGACCCGGACCTCGCCGCGATGCACGCGGGCGCGCCCTGGGTGGTCACCTTCGACGACCACGAGATCGACAACGACTTCGCCGGCGAGATCCCGCAGGACCCGGACAAGCAGCCGCACGACGCGTTCGTGGCCCGGCTGACCGCGGGCTACCAGGCGTTCTACGAGCACATGCCGGTCCGTGCGAGCGCCATCCCGAACGGCCCGCACATCCAGATGTACCGCCGTCTGGAGTTCGGCCGCCTGGCCCGGCTCAGCGTGCTGGACACCCGGCAGTACCGCAGCGACCAGGTCAAGAGCCAGGAGGCGGCCCAGGACCCGTCGCTCACCATGCTGGGGGCCGAGCAGAAGAGCTGGCTGATCGACGGGCTGCGTCACTCGCCGGCCCGCTGGAACATGATCGGCTCGCAGATCATGATGGCCGAGACCGACCTCAAGGTCGGCGAGGGCAAGCTCTGGTACTACGACGCCTGGGACGGCTACCAGGTCGAACGCAACGCCCTGATGCAGGAGATGAAGCAGGTCCGCAACCCGGTCGTGTTCACCGGCGACCGCCATCTGACGATGATCAGCGACCTCAAGGAGGACTACGCCGACCCGGGCTCGGACGTGGTGGGCGCCGAGTTCGTCGGTACGTCCATCTCCAGCAACGGCGACCAGGACCAGGACGCCTTCCACAGG is a window from the Streptomyces sp. NBC_00299 genome containing:
- the rplU gene encoding 50S ribosomal protein L21; the encoded protein is MYAIVRSGGRQHKVAVGDIVEVDKISTAKVGDTVELSTLLVVDGDAVTSDPWVLAGIKVQAEVVDHHKGVKIDILRYKNKTGYRRRQGHRQQYTAIKVTEIPAAAK
- the rpmA gene encoding 50S ribosomal protein L27 translates to MAHKKGASSTRNGRDSNAQRLGVKRFGGQVVNAGEILVRQRGTHFHPGAGVGRGGDDTLFALQAGSVQFGTHRGRKVVNIVPVA
- the obgE gene encoding GTPase ObgE — protein: MTTFVDRVELHVAAGSGGHGCASVHREKFKPLGGPDGGNGGRGGDVILTVDQSVTTLLDYHHSPHRKATSGKPGEGGNRSGKDGQDLVLPVPDGTVVLDKAGNVLADLVGHGTSYVSAQGGRGGLGNAALASARRKAPGFALLGEPGDLQDIVLELKTVADVALVGYPSAGKSSLISVLSAAKPKIADYPFTTLVPNLGVVTAGSTVYTIADVPGLIPGASQGKGLGLEFLRHVERCSVLVHVLDTATLESDRDPVSDLDIIEAELQEYGGLDNRPRIVVLNKIDVPDGKDLAEMVRPDLEARGYRVFEVSAVAHLGLKELSFALADLVGRARAAKPTEEATRIVIRPKAVDDAGFTVTREDLGGEPLFRVRGEKPERWVRQTDFNNDEAVGYLADRLNRLGVEDQLMKAGARSGDGVAIGPEDNAVVFDWEPTLMSGAEMLGRRGEDHRFEAPRPAAQRRRDKEAERDEALREFDDFEPF
- a CDS encoding FG-GAP repeat domain-containing protein, yielding MAAALVAASVRVLLARSAHAATPVEAGDRFGSDLVTADLDGDGYSDLQVAADDERWEQGGNAREGSRTVLWGGPDGFTSGKVRPTVGDSPYPSGDGTVTGDFNGDGHQDLLDDGRVEYGPFGRGGQPAGTTGAQLVDGGLDLVRVVAGDVDGDGITDLVTLARSFDADDEGNRGEHLNFLRGGRHGLRPLVVLRDAQGERIRPGHTPALGDVNGDHRDDIVVGQGRLSFLFGTASGPADAVAPRTITQDTPGMPGADEAGDVLGYDLAVGDINGDGHGDVLAGDPYEYLGTVQQAGVFGAGTLGTVASGARLGDRFPR
- a CDS encoding FG-GAP repeat domain-containing protein, producing MASRSHRRTPRFRRRRIVLATGVALVAGALVVPAVNAATEAKAATPSSKRLHDDFNGDGYPDAAIGSPFAAVGGAPLRGAISVLYGSSSGLSTSRKQVLTWPNRTNEGYYGAQLTSADLDGDGYADLLSTAESETPYVDSGFALVVNWGGPKGLSATPTRLTWRTGYEWGGRFTVADVDGDKRPDVVMVSDDRPDAEAPGTVWHGPFTRTGKPAKTGSFDIDPDGHSSYHSVTAGDVNGDGIADLAVRTSSQDEPDSRAVSLLTGGPDGLTYRGNLKDAQGRIVGGEDARIGDLNKDGYGDVVVGHSNDSLDSDVELPTKGGALAVVYGGPGGVSSTRKPVWINQDTAGVPGAGEHGDGMGSGLSIGDTDGDGYLDVATGLPGEDFDGLTDAGTVLVLRGSASGLTATGYKSFSQNTGKVPGTAEGQDRFGQKTALVDGNGDRRHGLVVGDPAENYNMGSAWVFSATSSGVTAANSFSFGPATMGLTVTAAQFGSWLAD
- a CDS encoding VCBS repeat-containing protein gives rise to the protein MNRRRGTWRTGLAVVMAVTGAAAVPVAHAAGDTPPAVELRDDFNGDGYSDLAVAAPEATVDGKSKAGYVAVVYGSASGLKTASKQVISQNTAGVTDSAETEDLFGSAVSSADLDRDGYADLIVGATGEDSVEGGAETGIVQVVWGGASGLSGGTALAYGRETYDRLSAKGQLTVGDVNGDGAPDLVVVESQVKLRVVKGPFGRDGSASGGEQIVLDDSDPRFLDLATGDVNGDGVDDVVGTMHDGDEYDARRITYWRGAPDGLAEGIVLRDARDWRVQGGESLDLGDVNGDGYEDIVVGRSVDGYDSDLDTPIPTGGRVAFIPGSANGPVGTKAMYVNQDSAGVPGAAERGDGFGSDVSVADVDGDGYADVSTGVPGEDFDGLSDAGGAVVLRGGANGLTGTGAGGVNQATEGVPGAAEAKDAFGGATHLVDANHDGRAELVVGAPGENANAGSVWVFKSTSAGITPTGSLTFGAGTLGTVAANAKLGSGFNY
- a CDS encoding alkaline phosphatase D family protein; this encodes MTGVSGSVSPDRRRFLTAGAAVLGAAASAQLWLPSAARAAETPLPDGVFSLSVASGDPLPDGIVLWTRLAPDPLHGGGMPDRVVSVEWEIAEDERFRKPVRRGVAQARPELGHSVHVDVRRLRPGRTYWYRFRTGGQLSPTGRTRTAPHPTSSGGRLRMALASCQNWQHGYFTPYADMLDQDPDFVLFVGDYIYESTPSATGVRRHEGTGEPYSLAQYRNRYAQYRTDPDLAAMHAGAPWVVTFDDHEIDNDFAGEIPQDPDKQPHDAFVARLTAGYQAFYEHMPVRASAIPNGPHIQMYRRLEFGRLARLSVLDTRQYRSDQVKSQEAAQDPSLTMLGAEQKSWLIDGLRHSPARWNMIGSQIMMAETDLKVGEGKLWYYDAWDGYQVERNALMQEMKQVRNPVVFTGDRHLTMISDLKEDYADPGSDVVGAEFVGTSISSNGDQDQDAFHREWDPRLPDNPHWKLLDAHRGYHLFDIRRDGIDAQVRIVDTVRTPTATPSTLARLRVESGEPGVEVV